One part of the Terrimicrobium sacchariphilum genome encodes these proteins:
- a CDS encoding class I SAM-dependent methyltransferase, producing MSLLFFKRVLANPLQVGYIVPSSPFLTRQTSRRLDFSKPRVVVELGPGEGCHTRKIVKRMDKNSRLFAFELDEEFVAHLRKQFAHDPRVTILHRNATEMPDVLAEHGITHCDYIVSGLPFLVIPEEARGKLLGSISDAMHEESRFITYQVTTQLCDESHLFELHDKEYCALNVPPINVLEFKKAQAAR from the coding sequence ATGAGTCTACTCTTCTTCAAGCGCGTGTTGGCCAATCCCTTGCAGGTTGGCTACATCGTGCCCAGTTCACCATTCCTCACCCGCCAAACCTCCCGTCGCCTGGATTTCTCCAAGCCCCGTGTGGTGGTGGAACTCGGACCCGGCGAGGGTTGCCATACCCGCAAGATCGTGAAGCGGATGGATAAGAACTCCCGCCTCTTTGCCTTCGAGTTGGACGAGGAGTTCGTGGCGCACCTGCGCAAGCAATTCGCCCATGACCCGCGCGTGACGATCCTGCACAGGAACGCCACCGAGATGCCCGACGTCCTCGCCGAGCATGGGATCACACATTGCGACTATATCGTTTCCGGTCTGCCCTTCCTCGTAATTCCCGAGGAAGCCCGCGGCAAGCTCCTCGGCAGCATCTCAGATGCGATGCACGAGGAGAGCAGGTTCATCACCTATCAGGTGACCACCCAGCTGTGCGACGAGAGCCACCTCTTTGAGTTGCACGACAAGGAATACTGCGCCCTGAACGTCCCGCCGATCAACGTGCTGGAGTTCAAGAAGGCGCAAGCCGCCCGCTAG
- the gatA gene encoding Asp-tRNA(Asn)/Glu-tRNA(Gln) amidotransferase subunit GatA: protein MDLTTLSAAELQAGFRAGQFTPVDAITALEKRIEAVEPQVQAFLSRDFEAARKAAETADISLPLGGVPIGIKDVINVKGESCTAASRMLTGYTSPYDATVITKLRAAGAIPFGRLNMDEFAMGSSTENSAYQVTRNPWDTSRIPGGSSGGSAAAVAALEVPATLGSDTGGSIRQPAALCGCVGLKPSYGRVSRYGLIAFASSLDQIGPFARTTKDCALLLNAIAGRDPRDSTSLDLPTEDFTSQLGRDLKGVKLGIPKEYFVDGMDARVRAKVEEAIRQCEAAGAELVEISLPHTEYAVSVYYIIATAEASANLARFDGVRYGKRADQPKDLMDLYLRSREEGFGSEVKRRIILGTYVLSSGYYDAYYLRAQKVRTLIRRDFEAAYEKVDAIVCPTSPDLAFPIGERTSDPLRMYLADIFTIAANLAGICGISVPCGFVEEGGKQLPVGLQFLGKSLDESRLLGVADAYERLSGWNKQVAPLK from the coding sequence ATGGATCTGACCACTCTCTCCGCAGCCGAACTCCAGGCTGGCTTCCGCGCCGGTCAATTCACCCCCGTCGACGCCATCACGGCGCTGGAAAAACGCATCGAGGCCGTCGAGCCGCAGGTGCAGGCTTTCCTTTCCCGCGATTTTGAAGCAGCCAGGAAAGCTGCCGAAACCGCCGACATCTCCCTCCCGCTGGGCGGCGTGCCCATCGGCATCAAGGACGTGATCAACGTCAAGGGCGAGTCCTGCACGGCTGCCTCGAGGATGCTCACCGGCTACACCTCGCCCTACGACGCCACGGTGATTACCAAGCTCCGAGCGGCGGGTGCGATTCCGTTCGGCCGCCTGAACATGGACGAGTTCGCCATGGGATCGTCGACAGAAAACTCGGCCTACCAGGTCACCCGCAACCCATGGGATACCTCCCGGATTCCGGGTGGCTCGTCGGGTGGTTCCGCTGCTGCCGTGGCTGCGCTGGAGGTTCCGGCTACGCTGGGATCGGATACGGGCGGATCGATTCGCCAACCCGCCGCCCTTTGCGGCTGCGTGGGCCTCAAGCCCAGCTATGGCCGCGTTTCCCGCTACGGCCTTATCGCTTTTGCGTCTTCGCTCGACCAGATCGGGCCATTTGCCCGCACGACGAAGGATTGCGCCCTGCTGCTCAACGCCATCGCCGGACGCGATCCGCGCGACTCGACCTCGCTCGATTTGCCGACGGAGGATTTCACCTCCCAGCTCGGTCGTGACCTGAAGGGCGTAAAACTCGGTATTCCGAAGGAATATTTCGTCGACGGCATGGATGCCCGGGTCCGCGCCAAGGTCGAGGAAGCCATCCGCCAATGCGAAGCCGCCGGGGCGGAGTTGGTGGAAATCTCGCTCCCGCACACGGAATACGCCGTATCGGTTTACTATATCATCGCCACCGCCGAGGCATCGGCCAACCTGGCCCGCTTCGATGGCGTGCGCTACGGCAAGCGAGCCGATCAGCCGAAGGATCTGATGGATCTCTACCTGCGCTCGCGCGAGGAGGGATTTGGCAGTGAGGTAAAACGGCGTATCATTCTGGGTACCTATGTCCTGTCGAGCGGCTACTACGATGCGTACTACCTCCGTGCGCAAAAGGTGCGCACGCTCATCCGGCGCGACTTTGAAGCCGCGTACGAGAAGGTCGACGCCATCGTCTGCCCGACCTCGCCTGATCTGGCCTTCCCGATTGGCGAGCGCACGAGCGACCCGCTGCGCATGTACCTGGCGGATATTTTCACCATTGCAGCCAACCTGGCTGGAATCTGCGGCATCAGCGTTCCATGTGGATTTGTGGAAGAAGGCGGGAAGCAACTCCCGGTCGGACTCCAATTCCTCGGCAAATCGCTCGACGAAAGCAGGCTCCTCGGGGTGGCAGATGCCTACGAGCGACTCTCAGGCTGGAATAAACAGGTCGCTCCCCTTAAATAA
- the gatC gene encoding Asp-tRNA(Asn)/Glu-tRNA(Gln) amidotransferase subunit GatC has protein sequence MSSPDLNVRKVATLARLALSDEEVATFQDQLGRILEHIEHLKKLDVSDVEPTAHTYPVFNVTRDDVPGESLPREAFLGIAPRSANNLLIVPKVLE, from the coding sequence ATGAGCTCACCCGATCTGAACGTGCGCAAAGTCGCCACCCTGGCCCGCCTCGCGCTCTCCGATGAGGAGGTCGCCACATTCCAAGACCAGCTCGGTCGCATCCTTGAGCATATCGAGCATCTCAAAAAGCTGGATGTCTCGGACGTGGAACCCACCGCCCACACGTATCCGGTCTTTAACGTCACCCGCGACGATGTGCCGGGTGAAAGCCTGCCGCGCGAAGCCTTCCTCGGCATCGCCCCGCGCTCCGCTAACAATCTCCTGATCGTCCCGAAGGTTCTCGAATAA
- a CDS encoding LuxR C-terminal-related transcriptional regulator — translation MDHPKTAASPQSAGHLAGLLASLHALGVRNREVYNGVLRSVLDANPHFLGVWSVWQPDALDGRDHEYAGAPGHDESGRFVPLWHRFGGEVQLEPNTDYDEPGAQWYRLPACRGSQVVIDPYEYRVGGENLFIASQAAPIKFGGRCVGVAGFDVHMDVLIDAEVLPRNVEPIENALNRHHVILDDGGDVRFWSPVTRQLIWRYVGGRPAGQSELPAPLHEMVASRLQNPSRRGASWTFPKGTRELVIRFTRHPHAGCGLLLVEERGLECAPMASESGLSQREREVADWMCQGKSNEEISIILGISAHTVKNHLEKIFRKLGVENRHAAALAFQREYAESAAS, via the coding sequence ATGGACCACCCAAAAACAGCCGCTTCACCGCAAAGTGCGGGGCATTTGGCTGGCCTTCTCGCCTCGCTGCATGCCCTCGGAGTCCGAAACCGCGAGGTCTATAATGGCGTTCTTCGCTCAGTGCTCGACGCAAATCCGCACTTCCTTGGGGTGTGGTCGGTTTGGCAACCCGATGCCCTCGATGGCCGGGACCATGAATATGCCGGTGCGCCGGGACATGATGAATCCGGTCGCTTTGTGCCGCTGTGGCATCGCTTCGGCGGAGAGGTGCAGCTTGAGCCCAATACCGACTACGATGAACCTGGCGCCCAGTGGTATCGGCTTCCGGCCTGTCGCGGTAGCCAGGTCGTAATCGATCCGTACGAATACCGGGTCGGCGGGGAAAATCTCTTTATCGCCAGTCAGGCGGCCCCGATCAAATTCGGCGGTCGCTGCGTGGGCGTGGCCGGATTTGATGTTCACATGGATGTGCTCATCGACGCGGAAGTCCTCCCGCGCAATGTGGAGCCGATCGAGAATGCCCTGAACCGTCACCACGTCATCCTGGACGATGGGGGCGATGTCCGGTTCTGGAGTCCTGTTACTCGCCAGCTCATCTGGCGCTATGTCGGCGGACGTCCCGCCGGGCAAAGCGAACTGCCTGCGCCCTTGCACGAAATGGTCGCTTCCCGATTGCAAAATCCGTCGCGGCGTGGAGCGTCCTGGACTTTTCCGAAGGGAACGAGGGAGTTGGTAATACGATTCACGCGCCACCCGCATGCGGGTTGCGGCCTTCTCCTGGTGGAGGAGCGCGGCCTGGAATGCGCACCCATGGCGTCCGAGAGCGGGCTGAGCCAGCGGGAACGCGAAGTGGCCGACTGGATGTGCCAGGGCAAATCCAATGAGGAAATCTCCATCATCCTCGGGATCAGTGCTCACACGGTGAAGAACCATCTGGAGAAAATCTTTCGTAAACTCGGGGTGGAAAACCGCCACGCCGCAGCACTCGCCTTTCAGCGCGAATACGCTGAATCAGCCGCCTCATAG